In Modestobacter versicolor, a single genomic region encodes these proteins:
- a CDS encoding uridine diphosphate-N-acetylglucosamine-binding protein YvcK, whose amino-acid sequence MGPDPYGDEAVRLAAPPPVPVPVGGDRRSADRLRVVALGGGHGLAAALTAWRRLTRELTAVVTVADDGGSSGRIRREMPVLPPGDLRMALAALAGEHPRTQEVARLLQHRFGGSGVLAGHPVGNLMLTGLTEMHGGDSVRALGVLEELLGAQGRVLPMAEVPLDLVATVASTDPDDPQDTRRIRGQVAIASTPGRVREIRVSPADPPVPDAVLRAIAEADVISLGPGSWYTSVLPHLLVPRLRQALEDSPARVVVVLNLEPQPGETDGFSPEEHLGVLLAHLGGVSLHTVIADAAAVVDRRGLLSAVQGCGAELVLAPVAAPDGAPRHDPARLAAALASMVGAR is encoded by the coding sequence GTGGGGCCCGACCCGTACGGCGACGAGGCCGTGCGGCTGGCCGCACCCCCGCCCGTCCCGGTGCCGGTGGGCGGCGACCGGCGCTCGGCCGACCGGCTGCGGGTCGTGGCGCTGGGCGGGGGGCACGGGCTCGCCGCCGCGCTGACCGCCTGGCGCCGGCTGACCCGGGAGCTCACCGCGGTGGTCACCGTCGCCGACGACGGCGGCTCGTCGGGGCGCATCCGGCGCGAGATGCCGGTGCTGCCCCCGGGCGACCTGCGGATGGCCCTGGCGGCGCTGGCCGGTGAGCACCCGCGCACCCAGGAGGTGGCCCGGCTGCTGCAGCACCGCTTCGGCGGCAGCGGCGTCCTGGCCGGCCACCCGGTCGGCAACCTGATGCTCACCGGGCTCACCGAGATGCACGGCGGCGACAGCGTGCGCGCCCTCGGCGTGCTCGAGGAGCTGCTCGGCGCGCAGGGCCGGGTGCTGCCCATGGCGGAGGTCCCGCTGGACCTGGTGGCCACCGTGGCGAGCACCGACCCTGACGACCCGCAGGACACCCGGCGGATCCGCGGGCAGGTCGCGATCGCCTCCACCCCGGGGCGGGTCCGGGAGATCCGCGTCTCGCCGGCCGACCCGCCGGTGCCGGACGCCGTGCTCCGCGCGATCGCCGAGGCCGACGTCATCAGCCTCGGCCCGGGCTCCTGGTACACCTCGGTGCTGCCGCACCTGCTGGTGCCCCGGCTGCGGCAGGCGCTGGAGGACAGCCCGGCCCGGGTGGTCGTCGTGCTCAACCTGGAGCCCCAGCCGGGGGAGACCGACGGCTTCTCGCCCGAGGAGCACCTGGGGGTCCTGCTGGCCCATCTGGGGGGCGTGTCGCTGCACACGGTCATCGCCGATGCCGCTGCGGTTGTTGACCGGCGTGGTCTGCTGTCTGCTGTGCAGGGATGTGGTGCGGAACTGGTGCTCGCTCCGGTCGCCGCACCCGACGGTGCACCACGGCACGACCCCGCGCGGCTCGCCGCGGCACTGGCCTCCATGGTCGGTGCGCGGTGA
- the whiA gene encoding DNA-binding protein WhiA produces the protein MTAMVKDELSRVECTKTSERKAEVTALLRFSGGLHIVGGRVVIEAELDTGSVARRLRRDISEVYGYTSGVSVLAGGNIRRGVRYLVRIAKHGEGLARQTGLVDQRGRPVRGLPPSVVSGGIGDAEAAWRGAFLAHGSLTEPGRSSSLEVTCPGPEAAMALVGAARRLGIAAKAREVRGTDRVVVRDGDAISALLTRMGAHDAVLAWEERRMRREVRATANRLANFDDANLRRSARAAVAASARVERALEILADDAPEHLLVAGRLRLEFGQASLEELGQRADPPMTKDAVAGRIRRLLAMADKRAKDLGIPDTESVVTDDMLAQ, from the coding sequence ATGACGGCGATGGTGAAGGACGAGCTCTCCCGCGTGGAGTGCACGAAGACCTCCGAGCGCAAGGCCGAGGTGACGGCGCTGCTGCGCTTCTCCGGCGGCCTGCACATCGTGGGTGGCCGCGTGGTCATCGAGGCCGAGCTCGACACCGGCTCGGTGGCCAGGCGGCTGCGGCGCGACATCAGCGAGGTGTACGGCTACACCAGCGGCGTGAGCGTGCTGGCCGGCGGCAACATCCGCCGCGGCGTGCGCTACCTGGTGCGTATCGCCAAGCACGGGGAGGGGCTGGCCCGGCAGACCGGGCTGGTCGACCAGCGGGGCCGGCCGGTGCGCGGGCTGCCGCCGTCGGTCGTCTCCGGCGGCATCGGTGACGCCGAGGCCGCGTGGCGCGGCGCCTTCCTGGCGCACGGGTCGCTGACCGAGCCGGGGCGCTCGTCGTCCCTGGAGGTCACCTGCCCGGGGCCGGAGGCGGCGATGGCGCTCGTCGGCGCCGCCCGCCGGCTGGGCATCGCCGCGAAGGCCCGCGAGGTGCGCGGCACCGACCGCGTCGTCGTCCGCGACGGCGACGCGATCAGCGCGCTGCTCACCCGGATGGGCGCCCACGACGCGGTGCTCGCCTGGGAGGAGCGGCGGATGCGCCGCGAGGTGCGGGCCACCGCCAACCGGCTGGCCAACTTCGACGACGCCAACCTGCGCCGGTCCGCCCGGGCCGCGGTCGCGGCCAGCGCCCGCGTCGAGCGGGCGCTGGAGATCCTCGCCGACGACGCCCCCGAGCACCTGCTGGTCGCCGGCCGGCTGCGGCTGGAGTTCGGTCAGGCCTCGCTGGAGGAGCTCGGCCAGCGCGCCGACCCCCCGATGACCAAGGACGCTGTTGCCGGGCGCATACGGCGTCTCCTGGCGATGGCGGACAAGCGGGCCAAGGACCTCGGCATCCCGGACACCGAGTCGGTCGTCACCGACGACATGCTCGCCCAGTAG
- the rapZ gene encoding RNase adapter RapZ — translation MSVDQRAGEPTDAEQDPAGPQSDVPPATDGASTELAPLDVVVVTGLSGAGKNSAGRVLEDLGFFVVDNLPPALLQPMVELGARGDLRRFAAVVDVRSRAFSSDLQEAIRLLAEAGHRPRVVYVHARNEVLIRRYESVRREHPLQGSGRLIDGIDAERELLTGIAGEADLWIDTSDLNVHQLRATLESAFVEDGAPPQVVATVLSFGFKYGLPLDADLVVDARFLPNPHWIPELRPMNGRDTEVREYVLGQEDAPAFLDRYTEVLRLLLPGYRREGKRYLTLAVGCTGGKHRSVAIAEEFARRLSAEGVPATARHRDLGRE, via the coding sequence GTGAGCGTCGACCAGCGGGCCGGGGAGCCCACCGACGCCGAGCAGGATCCCGCGGGGCCGCAGAGCGACGTCCCACCGGCCACCGACGGCGCCAGCACCGAGCTGGCACCGCTCGACGTCGTCGTCGTCACCGGGCTGTCCGGCGCGGGCAAGAACTCCGCCGGCCGGGTGCTCGAGGACCTCGGCTTCTTCGTCGTCGACAACCTGCCGCCGGCGCTGCTGCAGCCGATGGTGGAGCTCGGCGCCCGCGGCGACCTGCGCCGGTTCGCCGCCGTCGTCGACGTCCGCAGCCGGGCCTTCTCCAGCGACCTGCAGGAGGCCATCCGGCTGCTCGCCGAGGCCGGTCACCGGCCCCGCGTCGTCTACGTGCACGCCCGCAACGAGGTGCTGATCCGCCGGTACGAGTCGGTCCGCCGCGAGCACCCGCTGCAGGGCAGCGGCCGGCTCATCGACGGCATCGACGCCGAGCGCGAGCTGCTCACCGGCATCGCCGGCGAGGCCGACCTGTGGATCGACACCAGCGACCTCAACGTCCACCAGCTGCGGGCCACGCTCGAGTCGGCCTTCGTCGAGGACGGCGCCCCGCCGCAGGTGGTCGCCACTGTGCTGAGCTTCGGCTTCAAGTACGGGCTGCCGCTGGACGCCGACCTGGTCGTCGACGCCCGCTTCCTGCCCAACCCGCACTGGATCCCCGAGCTGCGCCCGATGAACGGCCGGGACACCGAGGTGCGCGAGTACGTGCTCGGCCAGGAGGACGCCCCGGCGTTCCTGGACCGCTACACCGAGGTGCTGCGGCTGCTGCTGCCCGGCTACCGGCGGGAGGGCAAGCGCTACCTGACTCTCGCCGTCGGCTGCACCGGCGGCAAGCACCGCAGCGTGGCCATCGCCGAGGAGTTCGCCCGCCGGCTCAGCGCCGAGGGCGTCCCGGCCACCGCCCGGCACCGCGACCTGGGGCGCGAGTAG